Proteins encoded together in one Heliomicrobium gestii window:
- the hemL gene encoding glutamate-1-semialdehyde 2,1-aminomutase codes for MSRIYDRSEQLFAEAKTLIPGGVNSPVRAFKSVGRNPVFIERAEGAYLYDVDGNKYVDYVGSWGPMIVGHVHPEVQEALKAAIDRGTSYGAPTELESRLAKLVLEAFPAMDMVRMVNSGTEATMSALRLARGYTGRSKIVKFEGCYHGHADSLLIKAGSGALTLGVPTSPGVPANIASNTITAPYNDLETLKAIFEEAGDDIAAIIIEGVPGNMGVVPPAPGYLQGVRELTRQYGALMIVDEVMSGFRVDFGGAQTRFGVEPDLTCLGKIIGGGLPVGAYGGKAEIMEKVSPAGPIYQAGTLSGNPLAMTAGIVTLELLKRPGTYDALEEKAAYLADGLAKAAAKAGVPVWTNRVGSMLTGFFTDKPVVDFASACTADTVAFGNYFRAMLDRGVYLACSQFEAAFVSLAMTKEDLDFTIAAAEEAFQVVAAERAKA; via the coding sequence TTGAGCCGGATTTATGATCGTTCGGAACAACTGTTTGCCGAAGCAAAAACCTTGATCCCCGGTGGGGTGAACAGCCCCGTGCGGGCGTTCAAATCGGTGGGGCGCAACCCGGTCTTTATCGAGCGGGCCGAAGGCGCTTACCTCTATGATGTCGACGGCAACAAGTATGTCGATTATGTCGGTTCCTGGGGTCCCATGATCGTGGGCCACGTCCACCCTGAAGTCCAGGAGGCGCTAAAAGCGGCCATCGACCGGGGCACCTCTTACGGCGCGCCGACAGAATTGGAAAGCCGCCTGGCCAAGCTGGTCTTGGAAGCCTTCCCGGCCATGGACATGGTGCGCATGGTCAACTCCGGCACCGAGGCGACGATGAGCGCCCTGCGTCTCGCCCGCGGCTACACAGGTCGCAGCAAAATCGTCAAGTTCGAAGGCTGCTACCATGGCCACGCCGACAGCCTGCTGATCAAGGCCGGTTCGGGCGCCCTGACCCTCGGCGTCCCCACCAGCCCTGGCGTGCCTGCCAACATCGCCAGCAACACGATCACCGCCCCCTACAACGACCTAGAGACGCTGAAGGCGATCTTCGAAGAGGCGGGCGATGACATCGCCGCCATCATCATCGAAGGCGTTCCTGGCAACATGGGCGTTGTGCCGCCCGCTCCGGGCTACCTGCAGGGTGTTCGCGAACTGACCCGCCAGTACGGCGCGCTGATGATCGTCGACGAGGTCATGAGCGGCTTCCGCGTCGATTTTGGCGGCGCTCAGACCCGCTTTGGCGTCGAGCCGGATCTCACCTGCTTGGGCAAAATCATCGGCGGCGGCCTGCCTGTGGGCGCCTATGGCGGCAAGGCAGAGATCATGGAAAAAGTTTCGCCCGCCGGTCCCATCTACCAGGCGGGCACCCTCTCAGGCAACCCCCTGGCCATGACGGCCGGCATCGTGACCCTGGAGCTCCTCAAGCGGCCGGGAACCTATGACGCGCTGGAAGAAAAAGCGGCCTACCTGGCCGATGGCCTGGCGAAGGCGGCGGCAAAAGCCGGCGTTCCTGTCTGGACAAACCGCGTCGGCTCCATGCTGACAGGATTCTTCACCGATAAGCCGGTCGTCGACTTCGCTTCCGCCTGCACCGCTGACACGGTCGCTTTCGGAAACTACTTCCGGGCCATGCTCGATCGCGGCGTTTACCTGGCCTGCTCCCAGTTCGAAGCGGCTTTCGTCTCCCTGGCCATGACGAAAGAAGACCTCGACTTCACCATCGCCGCGGCGGAAGAAGCCTTCCAGGTCGTCGCCGCTGAGCGGGCAAAAGCCTAG
- a CDS encoding DMT family transporter yields MWLLLAVTSAVIFGLAGFGMKVGQMRRVPSSMVLIGLYLSGTCGFLLTWLAGGSPVGYSLLLAGLVIGLGSAGGNFAFMRALETGPASLASPIVNMNVVLVILLSVLAYGEKLGTAKAAGVLFILVAIGLIALRPGGAGGERRSPYWLALVLLSTLLFAVRNGGLKVTQELALDNSAVLFFSYLFPLLYFLFRYRGELAAIGPKGLLPALGWGLISGVGSFGGLQLYAYALSQGPASVISPVFSLYGLVIVLLSVWVYKERLTAMQSLAVALTFVGLLLVRF; encoded by the coding sequence ATGTGGCTTCTCTTGGCTGTCACCAGCGCCGTCATCTTCGGTCTCGCCGGATTCGGCATGAAGGTGGGGCAGATGCGCCGTGTTCCCTCATCGATGGTTCTGATCGGTTTGTACCTCTCGGGAACCTGCGGCTTTCTCCTGACCTGGCTGGCCGGCGGATCGCCCGTGGGGTACTCGCTGTTGCTGGCCGGCTTGGTGATCGGCCTGGGATCAGCCGGCGGCAACTTCGCCTTCATGCGGGCCTTGGAGACGGGACCGGCCAGTTTGGCGTCGCCCATCGTCAACATGAATGTGGTGCTTGTGATCCTGCTCTCGGTGCTGGCCTACGGAGAAAAGCTCGGTACAGCCAAGGCTGCCGGCGTATTGTTCATCCTGGTCGCGATCGGATTGATTGCCCTGAGGCCTGGCGGGGCCGGAGGGGAGCGTCGCTCCCCCTATTGGCTGGCGCTCGTCTTGCTGAGCACCCTGCTCTTCGCCGTGCGCAACGGGGGGCTCAAGGTGACCCAGGAGTTGGCCCTGGACAACAGCGCCGTGCTTTTTTTCAGTTATCTCTTCCCGCTTCTCTATTTTCTTTTTCGATACCGGGGAGAACTCGCCGCGATTGGGCCGAAGGGGCTGCTGCCGGCGCTGGGCTGGGGGCTGATCAGTGGTGTCGGTTCCTTTGGCGGGCTCCAACTCTATGCCTATGCCCTTTCCCAAGGGCCGGCCTCCGTGATCTCGCCTGTCTTTTCCCTATACGGGTTGGTGATCGTGCTGCTCTCGGTCTGGGTCTACAAAGAACGGCTTACCGCCATGCAGTCCCTGGCCGTGGCGCTCACCTTTGTCGGTCTCCTGTTGGTTCGTTTCTAA
- a CDS encoding DedA family protein has translation MDALKETAHWVVTTYGDLGLFIGLFLEFLGLPFPGELSQAFAGFLISQDHLNLYMTLPVCVAGSLLGSMTAHVIGSRFGHRLLYDWGPRVGLKRQYIDKVEVWFRKNRRTMILFSRWVLGVRHVTPYFTGLVGMPFWETFFWNLIGSILWCVPLILIGVLVGEAYEVFMHAFHHYLSLLVWSLALLATAFYLFTWMGKRRKQTESKTNAEKDPEI, from the coding sequence ATGGACGCATTGAAAGAGACAGCCCACTGGGTTGTCACGACATACGGCGATCTGGGTCTATTCATCGGGCTTTTTCTCGAATTTCTCGGTCTTCCCTTCCCCGGTGAACTGTCCCAGGCTTTTGCCGGCTTTCTCATCTCTCAGGATCATCTCAACCTGTATATGACCCTCCCCGTCTGTGTCGCCGGCAGCCTGCTGGGCTCCATGACCGCCCATGTCATCGGCAGCCGTTTCGGCCACCGGCTTCTCTATGATTGGGGGCCCCGCGTCGGTCTGAAACGACAATATATCGACAAGGTGGAGGTCTGGTTTCGCAAAAACCGCCGCACCATGATTCTCTTCAGCCGCTGGGTCCTCGGCGTTCGCCATGTCACCCCATATTTTACGGGCCTTGTCGGCATGCCCTTCTGGGAGACCTTCTTCTGGAATCTGATCGGTTCCATCCTCTGGTGTGTCCCCTTGATCCTGATCGGTGTTCTCGTCGGGGAGGCCTATGAGGTATTCATGCATGCCTTCCACCACTACCTGAGCCTGCTGGTCTGGTCGCTGGCGTTGCTCGCAACCGCCTTCTACCTCTTTACCTGGATGGGAAAACGGCGAAAGCAAACTGAATCCAAGACGAATGCCGAAAAGGATCCCGAAATCTAA
- the ilvB gene encoding biosynthetic-type acetolactate synthase large subunit has translation MKMTGAQAIVASLEKEGVELIFGYPGGQVLPLYDALYDCKLRHVLTRHEQGAAHAADGYARATGKVGVCFATSGPGATNLITGIATAYMDSVPMVCITGQVPLSVIGKDSFQEADITGITAPITKHNYLVKNANDLPRVIKEAFFIARTGRPGPVVIDVPKCLMTTTIDFDYPETVRLRGYKPQAEGKAEEVEAVVQALAEAKKPLFFIGGGVITAEAAPLLRRLAETQQIPLISTLMGLGAIPATDPLFLGMVGMHGTVAANRAVMECDLLVGVGVRFDDRVTGLLARFASNARVVHFDIDRAEVNKNVVADLAVVGDLRWSLAALEAAMADFAKAGGPSRWEDWRCQVSRWSQEAPLGYQKSDEVIKPQSVIEEIDRQTKSDAVIVTDVGQHQMWAAQYYRYQRPRRLITSGGLGTMGYGLPAAIGAQMGKPEEQVVLISGDGSFLMNCQELATAVEHRLPLKVAILNNKVLGMVRQWQKLFFNQRYSYTTFANGGTDYVRLAEAFGATGLRAERPEEMPQVIAKALATEGPVVMDIRVCCDENVLPMVPAGAPLDQMINGEVK, from the coding sequence ATGAAGATGACCGGAGCGCAAGCCATCGTCGCCAGTCTTGAGAAGGAAGGGGTGGAGTTGATTTTCGGGTATCCGGGCGGGCAAGTGCTGCCGCTCTACGATGCCCTTTATGATTGTAAACTCCGGCATGTTCTGACCCGGCACGAACAGGGCGCCGCCCATGCCGCAGACGGGTACGCCAGGGCCACGGGAAAGGTGGGCGTCTGTTTCGCCACATCGGGACCGGGGGCGACGAACCTGATCACCGGCATTGCCACCGCCTATATGGATTCTGTGCCCATGGTCTGCATCACGGGGCAGGTGCCTCTTTCCGTTATCGGCAAAGACTCCTTTCAGGAGGCCGACATCACCGGGATCACCGCCCCGATCACGAAGCACAACTACCTGGTCAAGAATGCCAATGACCTGCCTCGGGTGATCAAAGAGGCCTTCTTCATCGCCCGGACGGGCCGTCCGGGACCGGTCGTCATCGATGTGCCCAAGTGCCTGATGACGACGACCATCGACTTTGACTACCCTGAGACGGTCCGTTTGCGCGGCTACAAGCCGCAGGCCGAGGGCAAGGCGGAGGAAGTCGAGGCGGTGGTTCAGGCGCTGGCCGAGGCGAAGAAGCCCCTCTTCTTCATCGGTGGCGGCGTCATCACCGCTGAAGCGGCCCCGTTGTTGCGGCGGCTGGCAGAAACGCAGCAGATCCCCCTGATCAGCACCCTCATGGGGCTGGGCGCTATTCCGGCCACCGATCCCTTGTTCCTGGGCATGGTGGGGATGCATGGCACCGTGGCGGCCAACCGGGCCGTCATGGAATGTGATCTGCTCGTCGGCGTCGGCGTCCGCTTTGACGACCGCGTGACCGGCCTGCTGGCGCGGTTCGCCAGCAATGCCCGCGTCGTTCACTTCGACATCGACCGGGCGGAAGTCAACAAAAATGTCGTCGCCGACCTGGCCGTCGTCGGAGACCTCCGTTGGAGCCTCGCTGCGCTCGAAGCGGCGATGGCGGACTTCGCCAAGGCAGGCGGTCCGAGCCGTTGGGAGGACTGGCGCTGTCAGGTTTCCCGCTGGAGTCAGGAGGCGCCCCTGGGCTACCAAAAGAGCGATGAGGTGATCAAGCCGCAGTCGGTGATCGAGGAGATCGATCGCCAGACGAAGAGCGACGCCGTCATCGTCACCGACGTGGGCCAGCATCAGATGTGGGCGGCTCAATACTATCGCTACCAGCGGCCGCGCAGGCTGATCACCTCGGGCGGACTGGGCACGATGGGCTATGGCTTGCCGGCGGCCATCGGCGCTCAGATGGGAAAACCGGAGGAACAAGTGGTGCTGATCAGCGGTGACGGTTCCTTCCTGATGAACTGCCAGGAATTGGCCACCGCTGTGGAGCACCGGTTGCCGCTCAAGGTGGCCATCCTGAACAACAAAGTGCTCGGCATGGTGCGCCAGTGGCAGAAACTGTTCTTTAACCAGCGCTACTCCTACACGACCTTCGCCAATGGCGGAACGGACTATGTGCGCCTGGCCGAGGCCTTCGGCGCCACCGGTCTGCGGGCCGAGCGGCCCGAGGAGATGCCTCAGGTCATCGCCAAAGCCTTGGCGACAGAAGGGCCTGTCGTGATGGATATCCGCGTCTGCTGCGACGAAAATGTGCTGCCCATGGTTCCGGCGGGCGCGCCGCTGGACCAGATGATCAACGGGGAGGTAAAGTGA
- the ilvN gene encoding acetolactate synthase small subunit, with amino-acid sequence MRHTLAVLVENRPGVLVHIAGLIARRAFNIESITAGYTEQADVTRITIVVEGDNRNLEQVVNQLSKLVDVIKIVELTAEPSIERELALIKVKARPETRSDIVDIVEIFRAKIVDVNRETMVIELTGEETKIDALCEVLADHGIVEMVRTGKLALSRKPGAAKDSE; translated from the coding sequence ATGCGCCATACCCTGGCTGTGCTGGTGGAAAACCGACCCGGTGTGCTGGTGCACATCGCCGGCCTCATCGCCCGGCGGGCCTTCAACATCGAAAGCATCACCGCCGGCTACACGGAACAAGCCGACGTCACCCGCATCACCATCGTGGTGGAAGGGGACAACCGCAACCTGGAGCAGGTGGTGAACCAGCTCTCCAAACTGGTCGATGTGATCAAGATCGTGGAACTGACGGCCGAGCCCTCGATCGAGCGGGAGTTGGCGCTGATCAAGGTGAAGGCCCGACCGGAAACCCGTTCCGACATCGTCGATATCGTCGAGATCTTCCGCGCCAAGATCGTCGATGTGAACCGGGAGACCATGGTCATCGAACTGACCGGCGAAGAGACGAAGATCGACGCCCTCTGCGAGGTTCTGGCCGACCATGGCATTGTCGAAATGGTCCGCACAGGCAAGCTCGCCCTGTCGCGCAAGCCTGGCGCCGCGAAAGATTCGGAATAA
- the fni gene encoding type 2 isopentenyl-diphosphate Delta-isomerase, whose translation MDIRQQRKLDHIRQALALDDGPALNGFTDVRLIHDALPAVDFRSIDLSVPWGGKRLAMPLLINAITGGTSLVTEINRRLARLAARNGVAVAVGSQAAALRDPRLRDSYRVMRDENPDGVVLANVNPNTPAEKALEAVNMLEADGLQVHLNPAQELAMAEGDRDFRHWTGNIAELARHCPVPLIVKEVGAGISLETARRLLDLGVRHIDVGGAGGTNFVAIELRRQGQCLPAFEAWGIPTAVSLAETVWAVHRGLPAGEKACIIASGGIRDGWDGAKALAMGASLVGIAGAPLKGLLGAGSGAFSVAGNGEGDNAAQGWIDRFRHALRLSLALTGCCRIDDLQNRPCLLTGDLRERLDLRGIAAAFWARRSGEG comes from the coding sequence TTGGATATCCGCCAGCAACGCAAACTCGATCACATCCGCCAAGCCCTCGCCCTGGACGATGGCCCCGCTTTGAACGGTTTTACCGATGTGCGGCTCATCCATGACGCCCTTCCGGCTGTCGACTTCCGTTCCATCGACCTCTCTGTCCCGTGGGGAGGCAAGCGACTGGCCATGCCGCTGCTGATCAACGCCATCACCGGAGGAACGTCGCTGGTGACGGAGATCAACCGTCGCCTGGCGCGACTGGCCGCCCGCAACGGTGTGGCCGTCGCCGTCGGTTCCCAGGCGGCGGCGCTGCGCGATCCCCGGTTGCGCGACTCTTACCGGGTGATGCGGGACGAAAACCCGGACGGTGTCGTCTTGGCCAACGTGAACCCCAACACACCGGCGGAAAAAGCCCTCGAAGCGGTCAACATGCTGGAAGCCGACGGGTTGCAGGTCCATCTGAACCCCGCCCAAGAACTGGCGATGGCCGAGGGGGACCGCGATTTTCGCCACTGGACCGGCAACATCGCCGAACTGGCCCGCCACTGCCCCGTTCCGCTCATCGTCAAAGAGGTCGGCGCCGGCATCTCCCTGGAGACGGCGCGCCGTCTCCTCGACTTGGGCGTTCGCCACATCGACGTCGGCGGCGCCGGGGGCACCAACTTTGTGGCCATTGAACTGCGCCGCCAGGGGCAATGCCTTCCCGCTTTTGAAGCCTGGGGCATTCCGACGGCGGTCAGCCTGGCGGAAACCGTCTGGGCCGTCCATAGGGGGCTGCCTGCCGGCGAGAAGGCCTGCATCATCGCCAGCGGCGGTATCCGCGACGGCTGGGATGGGGCCAAGGCATTGGCCATGGGCGCTTCCCTGGTCGGCATCGCCGGCGCGCCGCTGAAAGGCCTCCTCGGGGCCGGTTCCGGCGCTTTCAGCGTCGCCGGGAACGGGGAGGGGGACAATGCCGCCCAGGGCTGGATCGACCGTTTCCGCCACGCCCTCCGGTTGAGCCTGGCATTGACCGGCTGTTGCCGTATCGATGACCTGCAAAACCGTCCCTGCCTGCTGACGGGCGATCTCCGCGAGCGGCTGGACCTGCGGGGGATCGCCGCCGCTTTCTGGGCGCGCCGCTCTGGCGAAGGGTGA
- a CDS encoding DUF512 domain-containing protein: MQPAGGSIEDLDPAGLASRLGLRRGDRVIAVNGHAIHDVLDYGFYIREARVSLDILDKATGEIRRFELKKDEDDDLGIRFSEATFDGLRRCQNRCLFCFVDQMPPGMRPSLYAKDDDYRHSFWHGNFITLTNLSEAAFERLLSLRLSPLYISVQATDGETRQRLLGHRRAGEIMDRLRRLAEARIQLHTQIVCCPGLNDGAVLDKSLADLASLGYALASVAVVPVGLTKHREGLFPLRPFAPDEAEAVLRQVGAWRERALAERGESVFFAADEFYLLAGLPFPPAEVYEDYGQLENGVGLCRLFWEDWEEAARQSQEKRDPTGERTFIVTGQSGQRFLDRLLNDALPPWAAKGRDSDIRLIGVTNRFFGTTVTVAGLLTGRDVIEALRGLDNPPQQGERVLLPSVMFRAEGDVTLDDYTADGIAEALGGVRTEVIDAEGGALFAALFPGEKQRGSR; encoded by the coding sequence GTGCAACCTGCAGGCGGCTCGATAGAGGACCTGGATCCGGCAGGTCTGGCAAGCCGTCTCGGTCTGCGGCGAGGCGACCGGGTGATCGCGGTTAACGGTCATGCCATCCACGACGTGCTGGATTATGGCTTTTATATCCGCGAAGCCCGCGTCAGCCTGGATATCCTGGACAAAGCCACCGGGGAGATCCGGCGCTTCGAGTTGAAAAAGGATGAGGACGACGATCTGGGCATTCGCTTTTCCGAGGCCACCTTCGACGGCCTGCGGCGTTGCCAGAACCGCTGTCTTTTTTGTTTTGTCGACCAGATGCCGCCGGGGATGCGACCGTCTCTCTATGCGAAAGACGACGATTACCGCCATTCGTTCTGGCATGGCAATTTCATCACCTTGACCAACCTCTCCGAGGCGGCCTTTGAACGGCTGCTCTCGTTGCGATTAAGCCCCCTTTACATCTCCGTGCAGGCCACCGACGGTGAGACGCGCCAACGCCTGTTGGGGCACCGCCGGGCCGGGGAGATCATGGATCGCCTGCGCCGGTTGGCCGAGGCCAGGATCCAGCTGCACACGCAGATCGTCTGCTGTCCCGGCCTCAATGACGGCGCCGTGCTCGACAAATCGCTGGCCGATCTCGCCTCTCTCGGTTACGCCCTGGCCAGTGTAGCCGTCGTGCCTGTCGGGTTGACGAAGCACCGGGAGGGCTTGTTTCCCTTGCGCCCCTTTGCGCCGGACGAAGCGGAGGCTGTCCTCCGGCAAGTGGGCGCCTGGCGGGAACGGGCGCTGGCGGAACGGGGCGAAAGCGTCTTTTTTGCAGCCGACGAGTTTTACCTGTTGGCCGGGCTCCCCTTTCCGCCGGCTGAGGTCTATGAGGATTATGGCCAACTCGAAAACGGGGTGGGGCTCTGCCGGCTCTTTTGGGAAGACTGGGAAGAGGCGGCCCGGCAGTCACAGGAAAAGCGTGACCCTACAGGAGAGCGCACGTTTATTGTGACAGGCCAGTCAGGCCAGCGGTTTTTGGACCGCCTTCTCAACGATGCCTTGCCGCCATGGGCGGCGAAGGGGCGCGACAGCGACATCCGGTTGATCGGCGTGACAAACCGGTTCTTCGGTACCACCGTGACCGTTGCCGGATTGCTGACAGGGCGCGATGTGATTGAGGCCCTGCGAGGATTGGACAATCCGCCCCAACAAGGGGAACGGGTGTTGTTGCCATCGGTGATGTTCCGGGCCGAAGGCGACGTAACCCTCGATGATTATACGGCCGACGGCATCGCCGAGGCGCTTGGCGGCGTCCGGACAGAGGTCATTGACGCCGAGGGCGGCGCCCTTTTTGCGGCGCTTTTTCCCGGAGAGAAACAGCGGGGAAGCAGGTGA
- the der gene encoding ribosome biogenesis GTPase Der, producing the protein MAKPIVAIVGRPNVGKSTLFNRLTGGRVAIVEDQPGVTRDRLYRDANWLEREFTVVDTGGLDFGDRDNPFSAIIHKQAEAAMEEADVIMFMVDGRSGITADDEAVATILRKAKKPVFLVVNKIEDFSQKERYFDFYSLGLGDPIPISASHGMNTGDLLDAVVAALPENNGEEDDPDAIKIAVIGRPNVGKSSLVNAILGQERVIVSDIPGTTRDAIDTAFDRDGKRYILIDTAGMRRKGRIDEAVERYSVMRSLRAIDRSDVVLMVIDASQGVTEQDKKIAGYAHEAGKACVLVLNKWDLVPKDEKTMNRFDKVVRSEMGFLAYAPTIYVSALTKQRLPKILELVDFVAEQATRRISTSVLNELLADIQRVTPAPTDRGRRLKILFVTQTAVKPPTFVFFVNDEDLFHFSYRRHVENRFRETFGFEGVPMRFFIRQREKEKE; encoded by the coding sequence ATGGCAAAACCGATCGTGGCCATTGTGGGCCGCCCAAATGTGGGAAAATCGACCCTTTTCAACCGGTTGACCGGCGGAAGGGTGGCTATCGTAGAAGACCAACCGGGGGTGACCCGGGATCGTTTGTACCGTGACGCCAACTGGCTGGAACGGGAGTTCACCGTTGTGGACACGGGCGGATTGGATTTTGGCGACCGTGATAACCCCTTTTCCGCCATCATCCATAAGCAGGCGGAAGCGGCCATGGAAGAGGCCGACGTGATCATGTTCATGGTCGACGGACGGAGCGGGATCACCGCCGATGACGAGGCCGTCGCCACGATCCTGCGGAAGGCGAAGAAGCCCGTTTTCCTCGTCGTCAACAAGATCGAGGACTTTTCCCAAAAAGAACGTTACTTCGATTTTTACTCCCTTGGCCTTGGCGATCCCATTCCCATCTCGGCCTCTCACGGCATGAACACAGGCGACCTGCTGGACGCTGTCGTGGCCGCCCTGCCGGAGAACAATGGCGAAGAGGATGACCCTGATGCGATCAAGATCGCTGTCATCGGGCGGCCGAATGTGGGCAAATCGTCCCTGGTCAACGCCATTTTGGGCCAGGAGCGCGTCATTGTATCCGACATCCCGGGAACGACGCGCGACGCCATCGACACCGCCTTTGACCGTGACGGCAAGCGCTACATCCTGATCGATACGGCGGGCATGCGCCGCAAAGGGAGGATCGATGAGGCCGTTGAGCGGTACAGCGTCATGCGCTCTTTGCGGGCCATCGACCGGAGCGACGTGGTGCTCATGGTGATCGACGCTTCCCAGGGAGTGACCGAACAGGACAAAAAGATCGCCGGTTACGCCCACGAGGCCGGGAAGGCGTGTGTGCTCGTCCTCAACAAATGGGATCTCGTCCCGAAAGACGAAAAGACGATGAACCGCTTCGACAAGGTCGTCCGTTCGGAGATGGGTTTTCTCGCTTATGCACCAACGATTTATGTTTCTGCCTTGACGAAACAGCGTCTGCCGAAGATACTGGAACTGGTGGATTTTGTGGCCGAACAGGCCACCCGCCGCATCAGCACGTCAGTCCTGAACGAACTCCTGGCGGACATCCAGCGGGTGACGCCGGCCCCGACGGACCGCGGTCGACGGTTGAAGATCCTCTTTGTGACGCAGACAGCTGTCAAGCCGCCCACCTTTGTCTTTTTCGTCAATGATGAGGATTTGTTCCATTTTTCCTATCGTCGCCACGTGGAGAACCGCTTCCGGGAGACCTTCGGCTTTGAAGGCGTCCCGATGCGCTTTTTCATCCGCCAGCGCGAGAAGGAAAAGGAATAG
- the plsY gene encoding glycerol-3-phosphate 1-O-acyltransferase PlsY, whose product MNTMLTPTINMTSLGLIALAFFLGSIPFAYLVGKLRGIDIRQHGSGNVGATNAFRVLGATFGALTLILDAGKGALAAWLGLAQGETMAVVAGLAAILGHTFSPFMKFKGGKGVASAAGVVLLLVPDVTLICLLAFGLAVFLTKYVSVGSLTAAVLLPLLMFFLHKPVPYQLFALVTALFVIYRHSSNIRRLLAGTENPITGKQHK is encoded by the coding sequence ATGAACACCATGCTCACCCCGACAATCAACATGACGTCGCTTGGGCTGATTGCGCTGGCCTTTTTCCTCGGGTCGATTCCCTTTGCCTATCTCGTCGGGAAGCTGCGCGGCATTGACATCCGCCAGCACGGCAGCGGCAATGTGGGCGCCACCAACGCCTTCCGGGTGTTGGGGGCGACCTTCGGCGCCTTGACGCTGATTCTCGACGCCGGCAAAGGGGCGCTGGCCGCCTGGTTGGGGCTGGCGCAGGGCGAAACGATGGCCGTCGTCGCCGGGCTGGCCGCCATTTTGGGGCACACCTTTTCCCCCTTCATGAAATTCAAAGGCGGCAAAGGGGTGGCCAGCGCCGCCGGTGTGGTGCTGTTGCTCGTGCCGGACGTGACGCTGATCTGTCTGCTGGCCTTTGGGCTGGCGGTGTTTCTCACAAAATATGTTTCCGTCGGTTCCCTCACGGCAGCGGTACTGCTCCCGTTGCTGATGTTTTTTCTGCACAAACCGGTTCCTTATCAGTTATTTGCCCTGGTGACGGCCCTTTTTGTCATCTACCGTCACAGTTCCAACATCCGCAGGCTGCTGGCTGGAACCGAAAATCCCATCACAGGCAAACAACATAAATAA
- a CDS encoding NAD(P)H-dependent glycerol-3-phosphate dehydrogenase codes for MQSEKVAVLGAGSWGTALGRLLVQQGKQVYLWSRRNDLAKDINSYRENRRYLPGVLLPAKVRAYSDVDEVLKEAATIVLALPSSALRETAALIRDKVEGEALIISTSKGIDPETLKRPSQILREELPKNLADRVVVLSGPSHAEEVARDIPTTVVVSAEQRAVAEQAQDLLMRSHFRVYTNPDLLGLELGGSLKNIIALACGVAEGLGFGDNTKAALVTRGLAEIIRLGTALGARETTFAGLAGLGDLVVTCTSKHSRNMRFGSFLGKGKPVEESLALVGQTVESIRTTRAAYQLAKAKGIEMPITEECYRVLFEDAAPADAVGSLMTRLKTHEVEEGVEGWN; via the coding sequence ATGCAATCGGAAAAAGTCGCTGTACTCGGCGCCGGAAGTTGGGGCACCGCCCTGGGTCGCCTGCTCGTGCAGCAGGGGAAACAGGTCTATCTCTGGTCCCGCCGGAACGATCTGGCCAAGGATATCAACAGTTACCGTGAAAATCGCCGCTATCTGCCCGGCGTTTTGTTGCCGGCTAAGGTTCGCGCCTACTCCGATGTGGACGAGGTGTTGAAAGAAGCCGCCACGATCGTGCTGGCTCTCCCTTCCTCGGCACTGCGCGAGACGGCGGCATTGATTCGTGATAAGGTGGAAGGAGAGGCGCTGATCATCAGCACCTCGAAGGGGATCGACCCGGAGACGTTGAAGCGGCCTTCCCAGATCTTGCGGGAGGAATTGCCAAAGAATTTGGCCGATCGTGTCGTCGTTCTTTCGGGCCCCAGCCATGCCGAGGAAGTGGCGCGCGACATCCCGACGACCGTTGTCGTGTCGGCGGAACAGCGGGCCGTCGCCGAACAGGCCCAGGACCTGCTGATGCGATCCCATTTTCGGGTCTATACCAACCCTGACCTGCTCGGCCTGGAACTGGGCGGTTCGTTGAAAAACATCATCGCCCTGGCCTGCGGCGTCGCCGAAGGGCTTGGCTTTGGCGACAACACCAAGGCTGCCCTGGTCACGCGCGGTCTGGCCGAGATCATCCGTCTCGGAACGGCCCTGGGCGCCCGGGAAACAACCTTCGCCGGTCTTGCCGGTCTTGGCGATCTCGTTGTCACCTGCACCAGCAAACACTCTCGGAACATGCGTTTTGGCAGCTTCCTCGGCAAAGGCAAACCGGTCGAAGAGTCGCTGGCCCTGGTCGGTCAGACCGTGGAGAGCATTCGCACGACCCGCGCCGCCTACCAACTGGCGAAGGCGAAAGGCATCGAAATGCCGATCACCGAAGAGTGCTACCGCGTGCTCTTTGAGGACGCCGCTCCGGCCGACGCTGTCGGTTCCTTGATGACGCGCCTGAAGACCCATGAGGTCGAGGAAGGCGTCGAGGGCTGGAATTAA